A stretch of DNA from Mus musculus strain C57BL/6J chromosome 6, GRCm38.p6 C57BL/6J:
CCCACGGGGTCATGAGGGCAGAAGAGCTGGTCCTGCCCCTAACTGGCTGGAGCACTTGAGAAAGCAAGCCCTGCACCactcctgggcagcacagtaggacTGGCCCTGGCtgaggtgggtgtgggtgagccATTCCTGAGGATGAGAGTAAGGGAAAGCTGCCCAACCACTTGTGAGGTGACATGTGTGCTGGGGTGATGTCTTTCCCCCCTAGCCCCTCCTTCCTCACCCCTCACTACCTGTGacagtcaggagagctggccctgggaaaATGAGAGCAGGTGAGCTGGCCACGTCCCTTGCTAGCTCCAGCACGTGAAAGAATAGACCCTGCCTCTTGTCTGAGCAACATGGTGAAGCTGGCTCCGATATATGAAGGCATGGCTGAACCAGTTCAAAgggtgtgagagcaggagagctggcccagcccctcacagcctgcagcacttgggagagtgggccctgcctCTGAGTTGACCCTCCCTGAAATCTCTATCTGTAATGAGGGGATGTGTGAAAGGGCCAGGCCTGCTGTTCCAAAGCTTCAGACTCCACAGCACAGGGTCACAGCAGGATAACTGGGAGTCCTGATAGGGATCCAGTATTGATGTTGTCTCAGAAGTCAGGgatcttgaaccagaccaatgacgcaatgcagtgaacatttgcaagtgaagatgtgtggacagaagaAGACACTGCAGGACACACTGCAGGGCATACTACAGTTTCCACTGTGAGGTATTTTCTAAGCTTTCTTTGGGGGAGGATTGGGGGGAAGGGTTGAGATTGCAAGGTCAACAGTCAGATATGAGGGGACAGGGAAATGAGTGGGActtgggtgcatgatgtgaaacaaagaataaaaaaaagaaaagaaaagaaaaaccaactagAAAACTCATCACACTAACATACAGGAAAGAGCTATTTCCAGATACTGGACCTTAGGCACACTAAAACTTCTGGCCACGTTAGGGAGCTGGGGATCAGATGGGGagcctattttgttttgttttgttttgttttgttttgttttgttttgttttgttttgttttcgagacagggtttctctgtgtagcccgggctgtcttgtgctggaactcactctgtaggccaggttggcctcgaactcagaaattctcctgcctctacctcccaagtgctgggagtaaaggcgtgctccaccacgcccggcccagcCCCGTGGTTTTCTTTCTGAAGTTTCTTCCACAGAACAGCGAAGACACTATTTATTAAGGAATGCCATTCCACCCAGGTCGAGGAGAGGAAGCTCTTTGCAGTTTGAGGGAAGAATATGAAGAagtcaaagagaaaaagagaaagatccAGAAACCTGAATGGGATTCCTTGTGTATGGAGACACCAAGAGAGAGCTCCTGAGGTTCTCACCCTAAGGTGAGCAGAAAGGAGATCCCTGGAAAGATTAGCAAGATGAATGACAGGGTGGAGCAGAGACCACCAGCCCACAGGACAAGGGAGAGAAACAGGGCCCCAAATACACACATGAAGAAACACATGGAACCCCTGGGGTGACTTAGGAAAGCCCTGTAGTTCCTGTGAAACCCCAGCTGCTGTCTGCACTGTCACTGAAAAGTGGACCTGTAGTGACAGAAAGACCCAAGGGAAGGAGGGGACAGTCCATGGAGAGATGGGAGTGAGGGCAGCTTCAGGGACTGTCAAGAACCAAGTTTCTGTCCATTCAGTGAGTGTTTATTGAGGGCTTATCTGGGCAGACATGGGGTGCTGAGGGGACTCCAATGCAGGGCTTGTCTTTAAGAAGGAGGCAAGCATGTTTTAAATAGCAGAACGACAGGGCAATACAGGACAGGAAGCCCTGAAGTGAGATCAAGGCTGAAGGAGTCTCAGGAAGGACAGACTCAGCTCTAGCCTACTCTGGCCGCAGACCACCCTGTGGACTTCTTGCACACCCAGGGGTAGGAGGATCCACAGGCCATGTCGTTCCACTGCTGCCGGACGTGAACACAGTCTTCTCGCTCTCCGTTCCTATGTCTCCAGTTGTCAGGCTGATTTTTCCCCCAAAACCTGGAAGAACATGGTTTTACTCTgctagacaaggcagtcttcCTTCCCCATGCATAAAGAGACCTCAGGATGGGGACAGGACCAGGACTAGAGGAGTCCCCAGAGTGGCCCTACTGGGGCTGCCCTCCCTCTGTTACTGATGATTCAGGGTCTGAAGGGGAATCCTCCACAGAATCCAACACTTGGAGGAAACAAATGAATAGGTGAAATCAAAAGAACAGGAAGGCAGCTGGCCTGCTAGATCCAAGGCCTGTCCTTTCTAGATGCTGGTCTACTGGCCTCAGAGGTCAACATACTACATGTCATCTCATATACCACAAACATTACACAtcacacaacatgcatgccaCACTCATCACACATTTGTATAAACACacgtatacaccacacacacacacacacacacacacacacacacacacacacacactcaaacactcaCTAAACAGGACCATACACAAAGAACAGTAAAGCCTGCCCAAGGCAGACAGTGCCTGGACAGAGCTAGACAGAGGTTGTAATCACCCTTTGCTCTGGGCATTGTTGAATGGTGTCCCATCTACCCAGCGCCAGATGCCCTCTGTGCCCTGGTCAGTGAGCCCAATCCAATGGTCCCCAGAACTTGTAGTCTGTACCAGGAATGCCTGTGCAAAGGAGACAGAACTGTGAGAAGTGGACTCTTTGGACCATCCCTTCCTTGGCCCCTAATCAATGAGCCCACCTCAGTGCGGAAGCTTCCAGAACCTTCCATGGCTTATCTAATCTCTAGAGAAGCaggtaggtccctctggggaagccCCATCTTCCCCCATATTGACTTGTCTTTGATGTCCCTCACATTTGAGAAGGGGTGTGCCTTGGCTGGGACAGAAATCCTCATTCTAGTTTATTCTTAGCAGCACTGTACAAGTCCTGGGAAGAGTCACTAGGAATAGACAATTTTGCAGGTTAAGCTAAACCAAACAGCATAGTCCTCTGTTAGCCTGGTGGACAGTATTTTCTTGCAGAGTCCTAGATGCTTAGGAGTGAGTCTAGCTCTCAGGGGACCAGGGTCTCCTCTTCACCAGCCGTCTACAGCTACTGGATATTTCGATCCAGACTGATGCCCAGACAGGAAGGCTGGCAGGGGCTGAGGAAATGTAAGATAGAAACACCCCCTACATTGAAGGGTGTCACAGgtatcttttccttcccttcctgctgACATCTGCTGGGGCCTGTAGgtcttcctccttccctgggcaggtggccgTAGCTGGCCACACTTCCATCTCAGTACAGAGCACTCTTGGgaactcagtaaatatttgttcctTGCCTGATGGGGACATGAGGGACTTTATCACCCATTAGGAGGACAAAAATTTAAGTTTTTGTGTCCCTATCCATACCCCACTCTCAGTCCCAGGCCTCTGACCTGTTCCTCCTGAGAGGTCACCGAAGCCAGGTGCGCTCCCTGGGACGTACAGAACTTCTCAGCCTCCCGCCACGGCTTCTTGTCACGagaaaagtaataaaagtttCCATTGAAGTACTTCCAGTTCTGCGCGATCAGCTGGAGAACCTGATCTAGAACAAAGGTCAGGGAGAAAGAGTCAGGAGCAGATAGCGTTGTTCCAAAGCCAGCCTCTGCTCTACCTTGGAAAATCACAAGCCCTGGCAATTAATTCCCAGTGCTCAGTGTTGCAGGAGCAGGGCTGGGACCCCATACCCCAGTCTCGTAGCCCCATCTTAGAGGCAGCATTCTAGGGCACCTAGGTGTGCCATTCACTGCTGGGAACTCTCAACCTTGACACCCACTGGCACTCTCTGCAGATGCCTGCTTTCTGGTATTCAACACTCTCCACCTCATGACTGTCACCAGCTGTTTCTGTCTGCTTCCAATCCTGCAATTTGTAACCTCTTTCACTTCCTGACTTCATCTCCATCCGCAGACTCCAATACACATGCACCATGTCCTCTGTAAAGATGCTCAAGCTGGAGAGGATGGAACAGGGTGAAGGCACCGTGTGcgtgtttaaatttatttattagaaGGGTGTCACACGTGTGtcccacagcatgcatgtggagctctgaggacaacttgcagaaaggAGTCggctctctcttcccaccattcaggttctagggatcaaattcagattgtcagacttggtgacaagcaccttacctgctgagtcatctggcCCACCCAGGAAGAAGGTACTTTTAAATCAGGTAGAAACATCAATGGCGACACAAGAACTCAGGTTTCAGTGAAAGATAGTAAGTGTGCGAAGCAGGGATTCTCAGCATGTGGTCCCCACCTGTCTATGCCAGCATCACCAGGAAACTGGACCTGGCTATGCCAGTATCACCAGGAAACTGGCTAAGATGAACGTTCCTTCTCTGTTCAGCCCCCAAATGCCCTTTTAACATGTGCCATGGTTCTGCCACGCCTGCAGATGATTCTGTCACTGTCTGAGGTTGAAACAAGGATAGACAAACTGCACCCCAGCAACCTCCTCTCAGAAAGTCTTACTGGAACACTGTGTGATATATCTGTGTGCTATCTGTGGTATTCCCTCAATACTGCAGCAGGAAGCAGTTCTATAGGAGAGACCTTACAACCCAGAAGCCTAAATTACTGCCTATTTTGTCCTTAAAGAAAAGAttcaagggctagagagatgactgaaTTAATGCTGTTCCTGCTGCATAGGCATGAGGGTCTATCTAGTTcagctcccagtacccacacaaaAGCCCAGTGTGCTGCATGTGCCTATAATCACAgtgttgggaggtggagacagcagATCTCTTAAGTCCATTGACCAGTCTGCTTAATGGAATGGAGTGAGAAATATTTTCTCCAAAAATAAGGtgatatagctcagtgggtagaatgcTTGGCTATTCTGCAGAAAGCAATCAAGTTTTGGTCACAGAACTGCATGAACCACACATAATAGGCCATTTCTGTAGTCCCAGAACTCgaagaggtggaagcaggaggaagaaaCTCAAGGTCATCCCTGGTTAGATATCAAGTTTCAAGACAGCCTGAGGTATGTCTAtctcaaagatagatagataatagatagatagatagatagatagatagatagatagatagatagatagataatagatagataatagatagatagatagatagatagatagatagatagatagatagatagatgagagagagagagagagagagataggtaggtagataattgataggtagatacatagataggtagatacatagatagatggataatagatgatagataattgatagatgatagataattgataggtagataggtaggtaggtagatagatagatagatagatagatagatagatagatagacagattagATAGACAGATCAAGTGGAGAGAAATTGAGAAAGACAATCTAGCCTttatacacatgtgcactcatgtgtcatgtgtatatacactacacacactgaACAGGAGTGGGTAGAAGGAAAGCTCAAAGCATGGCTGCTACTAGAAGTACCTAGAAGGTTTTCCTAAAGTTCTGAAGCCAAGCTGCATCCAGGCCAAAAGGTCTCAGTTCCAGAGCTGAacttttatggttttttgagGGGGGGCCTCTCCATAGTATACCCCAAAGTGTGGAAGCAGTAGTCACTGATGCCACAACAGAAAGCCAAAGAGAATGTGAGGACAGCAGGGCAGAGTGGGCAGAGGACTGAAGCAGGGAAGGCTTCCGGCCGCCCATGTCACTCCCAGCACACAGACAGCATGGCAGGCAGGTCCTGGGTACTGCCCACATAGTTCTACTTGTCAACTCCGCTCCAGAAATCACTCCATTCCAGTTCTCCAGTTCCTACAGCCTCTTTCATCTTGTGAGCCGCCTTCCACTCCACCCAGAGGAGGCAGCACCAAGTTCCAACACTCTGCTCGTGTTCCAGGTGACCAGCCTCCTCCACACCCAACCTCACTGACAAGCTAGCTGCTCCACTCGGgtgtcctccctctcctcctctcactTTCCCTCttttgtctccctctccctctttttttgtctccctctccctccaccccctctgcttccctctctctccccctccctcaccctctctcttctttctctctttacctCTCTATTTGCtgcttctctgcttctttctctcactctcaagCCAGGTCTATCAGAACCTGGAAAGCCCATCTCAGGGGAGTTCACCAAAACATTAGCAATGAATTTGAATGGAGCACAGCAATATGCTGCAAGCTCGGTGGCTGTCTTCTCACATCTGCCTCTCTGTACCTACCACATGATCAATATTTCACATGCTCTCTCCTTCAGGCACACTTCTAACCCCATGAAGCTTGGCTTCCCTTCTCCACCCTCATCCTTCTCCTCATGGTGCACCTTGCCATATGCATGCAAATACCGTCAAGACCAACATCTCATGACCAAGTCTGCACCAACAGCCCAGAACCAACATCCAAGAGCCTACAAGCTTAGGCCTCTATCCTAGTCTGCATAGCCCGTAAAAGACAGCCTTGAATCTCCACAAAGCATTCCAGATCCAGCAAGTGAGAGCTGCCCTTTTCTACTCCTTATCTCCGACTGAGACTGGGAAGCCAAGCCTTCTAGGGAGACACCTTGCCACTGTCCAGCAGTTCCCAGCTTTTGGAGGAGGACTTGCAAGCTCAGAGCTTTTCCCTGTTTACTGTGTGCTTTCCAGGCAGCTCCTGGCCTCTAGCGCACTGTTCTCAAGGGACCCTTTCTAACATTACTAGGTTGTAAGTAGCTTTTTATGGAGAATAGGTCAGAGCACTTTTGCAGAGTGCATGTTCATCCATCCTGGTACTGTGTAAGACGAAGCCAATGCTAAAGGTACATATGAAACAGCTGGAAAGCCACCATTCTGGCCCCTGCACACTGAGTCCACATCTGAGAAAGTTGCCCTCTTTCCCACAGGCTCCTCATCTGTTGGGAGTTTCCAGAACCCCAGATTCCTGTCCCCATGCCTTGGTGGATATGCCCCATGTGCCTGCCATGCAGCTAACGGTCTTCAAAAGTCAGCCCAAGACCTCCTCATCTGATCTCTCTGTGCTGCACACACTAGAAGGGAAggcccttctccctttctctggctctttcttcATCCCAGACCCCAGTCCATGCTTCTCCCATCTCTTCATCCCTTTCTCTTGTCTGTGTGTCATTTCTGCAAGCCTGCCCTCATAGCCCATCAGGTTGTGATGGTGGGGACATGTTTTCTCAGTCTCTAAGCCCTTGCAATAATGACTCAGTAAGCCTCAGCTGCACGTGAGGGGTCCTGGTGCAGTCTGAAGTCTTCGCATGTGTCTGGGTGTGAAACAATCCTGTTATCCTCATTTTGGATGTAAGATCTTATGTATTCCAGGCcatcctcaaactcactatgtagctgaggttggccttgaactcctgatcctcctgcctctgcctcctgagtgctgagattacagccagTGGAGTAGCAAAGCTCAAGGAGGAGCTTGTTCAAAGTCTCAGCAGGTTGGAAACAGAGCCGTGCTCCCCAGCTGGTGATCCTCAAAGTCTCAGCAGGTCGGAAACTGAGCCGTGCTCCCCAGCTGGTGAtcctcatgtcttttttttttttttaagatattttctttacatacatttcaaatactatcccaaaagctccctataccctcccccagccccgctcccctacacacccactcctgcttcttggccctggcattcccctgtactggggcatataaagtttgcaatgccagtgggcctctctttccactgatggccgactagaacatcttctgatacatatgcagctagagatatgagctctagggggactggttagttcatattgttgttcctcctatagggttgcagaccccttcagctccttgggtgctttctctagcttctccattgggggccctatgttccacgttatagatgactgtgagcatccacttctgtatttgccaggtactggcatagcctcatacgagacagctataacagggtcccttcagcaaaatctaaaaattcaggtgacagcagatgctggtgaagatgtggagaaagaggaacactcctctattgctggtgggattgcaagcttgtacaaccactctggaaatcagtctggaggttcctcagaaaattaaacataatactaccagaggatcacacaatacctctcctgggcatatatccagaagaagttccaactggtaacaaaaacatatgctccactatgttcatagcagcttatttataatagccagaagctggaaagaacccagatgtccctcaacagaagaatggatacagaaaatgtggtacatttacacaatggaatactactcagctattaaaaacaatggatttatgaaattcttggacaaatggatgtatcgggaggatatcatcctgagtgaggtaactcaatcacaaaagaagtcattagataatgcactcactgataaatggatattagcccagaaacatagaacatccaagatacaatttgcaaaacacaagaaaatcaagaagagggaagaccaatgggtggatacttcattcctccttagaatagggaacacaatacccatgaaaggagttacagagacaaagtttggagctaagacaaaagaatggactatccagagactaccccacccagagatccatcccataatcagccaccagacACCTCTTTCTTGCGTGTGATTGTTTTGACACTGGCTGGATTACAAGCCATACTAGGCTACTCAGGCTAGCTTGTCTCATTAAATGTGATTCCATTTCTAGCACCATCCTCCTCCCCAGATGGTTAGGTAAGCAAGGAGGCTAAAGGGTCAGAGGTCATCACCGCTCCCCAGAGcacgaacacacatacacacacacacacacacacacacacacacacacacacacacacacacatctctactTACTCTGAGTCTTCTGCTCCTGCTTCTGTGCAGCCACAGCTTCCTGCAGGGCCCCCAGGCGATTCTGCTCCCCCTGAATCTTGGCAGTGAGGGCTTTGGTCGCCTGCAGATCTGCcttcaaactctgcatctctgtcTTGGCCCTCTGAAGATTGCTCTGTAGCATCTGGACATTGGACTTCAAAGCTGAGACATCACTCAGGTCCCTTCTCAGGGTCTGTAACTCTCTGCTGGCATCTTTCATTTGGCCATTGACCACCTCAATCCGGGAGTTCAAGGAACTGGTGCTTTTCAGCTCAGCTTttaagccctggatctgggcatcTGTCTGCTCCAGGTGGCCATTTGCCTTTTGAGTCTGAGCAGTGAGTGTTTCCAGCTCTTTCTTTAACGAGTTCATCTTTTCACCAGCCCTTTCCATACCATCTCTCACGGTCTGGATCTGAGCACTAATGTTGTCCATACTGTGCTGGAGAAAGCCCTGGGTCTGGGAGCTGAGGTCATTTGCACTCTGCAGACTTCCCCTCAACGCCTGGATCTCAGACTGGGCTTCCTCCAGGCCTCTGCCCAGCACGTGGAGCTCAGCACTGGTGTTTTCTGTGCTGCTCTTTAAGAGACCTCGGGTCTGGGAAGTCATAGCGTTTGCCTTTTCCAAATCTCCTCTCAGACTATGGATATCAGCACTGGCCACCTCCAAGGAGCTTCTCAGCGCCTGGGTCTCCAAAGCCAAGGCTCCAGATTCCTTCAGCACATCTTTTGTCTGCAGGATGTCAGCATTCACATCCTCTAGATGGCTCCCAAGCAACTGCACCAGAGAACTAACATTGTCCATTTGGTACTTCAGTATCTGTACCTCCTTGTGACAGCTGCTAGAATTCTCCTCATAGTCCCTAAGCCTCTGGATAGCCACTTGCATTTCTGTCTCCCTGACAAATTGGGAATGATCtgaaaagaggaaacagaaggtgCAATAGAGGCCTGTTAAGTGGGGAAGCTCAGGTGGCAAATCAGAACATTCCTTAATGTCCCTGGGTAGGGTAGTCACACTGTCAACTGGGAAGGACCTAGAATTACCCAGAAGACAAACCTCTGGGTATAAGATAGTTTCCAGGGAGATTCAACTGAGCAGAAAAGACCCACCATGAATGTGGGCTTCACCATCCTAAGGGCTAGGAGTCCTAGACTgaatgaaaaggaggaaaagcttttacacacacacacacacacacacacacacacacacacacacacagctgagcaCTAGTGTcatagctctctgcttcctgactgttaACACAATGTGATCAACTACCTCAAGTTCCTGGTTCCACGACTTCTGGCCATGATGAACTGtgccttcaaactgtgagccaagataaacTCTTCCTTCAGTTGCCTCTATAATTTATCTGTTGCAGCATTGTGATACATTAGAGACTCCTCCACACACAGCTTTGAGTGATCCTAGGGCAGCCAGCTGGTCCCTGAAGCTAGTAGGCTCTGGGGATGGACCACGCAAGAATGCAGGCAGGCTAGCTAGCTGCttgctacacatacacacacacacacacacacacacacacacacacacacacaaacacacatgagcaGGAACAACAGAAACTctggcctgggttcaattctcaacactACTAAGAATATTTTTCTCAGATCACGTGGATGAAAAACGACTGAAAAAGAACATGCttatttttaaatcctttttcATATGAAACTCTATAAGAAAACTGCTCTTCACCATGACAAGTGAGGTTGAAGTCAGGAGGGGATGCGAGAGATCACCAATGGCTGCAAGCAAACCCTGGGGAGGGGATGGTGAGCTGGCTCCTCAGCCTGACTGTAGagatggtttcaggaacacactCCACAGGGATTTATCAGATTGTGCAATTTAAATATGCCCAATGTTTACGGCAGCTGGACCTCAATAAAGCTGTGCTGAAAAATGGGACAATTTGGGGTTTAGAGATACAGCTCATTTGATAGAACACTTGTTTCGTTTGCATGAGGTtatgggttcaatcctcagtaccacattacctgggcatggtgccacacacctAGCATTATAGAAACGGAGGCAGGAAGGGTCAGACA
This window harbors:
- the Clec4f gene encoding C-type lectin domain family 4 member F gives rise to the protein MKEAELNRDMARYCTDNQCVSLQPQGLGPKSAALMAPRTLRHVQVILALMVVTVIFSLLALFVVASQPWRPEWNKEPPSLLLRGSNNSGHDNHSQFVRETEMQVAIQRLRDYEENSSSCHKEVQILKYQMDNVSSLVQLLGSHLEDVNADILQTKDVLKESGALALETQALRSSLEVASADIHSLRGDLEKANAMTSQTRGLLKSSTENTSAELHVLGRGLEEAQSEIQALRGSLQSANDLSSQTQGFLQHSMDNISAQIQTVRDGMERAGEKMNSLKKELETLTAQTQKANGHLEQTDAQIQGLKAELKSTSSLNSRIEVVNGQMKDASRELQTLRRDLSDVSALKSNVQMLQSNLQRAKTEMQSLKADLQATKALTAKIQGEQNRLGALQEAVAAQKQEQKTQNQVLQLIAQNWKYFNGNFYYFSRDKKPWREAEKFCTSQGAHLASVTSQEEQAFLVQTTSSGDHWIGLTDQGTEGIWRWVDGTPFNNAQSKGFWGKNQPDNWRHRNGEREDCVHVRQQWNDMACGSSYPWVCKKSTGWSAARVG